In Crinalium epipsammum PCC 9333, the following are encoded in one genomic region:
- a CDS encoding Hsp70 family protein — protein sequence MGNVVGIDLGTTNSVAAFKFADVEVVTNDENSPPDRKLTRSVVAEEQGKLLIGEKAYNQLRLDPENVIISIKRLIGRGFSDSVVQQQLSRFGYKITQSTQGTENSLAVWLGGKEYQPEDISAEIIKKVVQNASSYQSEKGQKGTITSVVVTIPAYFDDKQRQATQTATTKAGLALLELLPEPTAAAISYGFKPNSEDVQTILVYDFGGGTFDSSLITVAGNQFIESVKGGDLWLGGDDIDNLIIKFIKEQAARQEEIDDIDYLIAKMPHYQRVRFNADLKLAAERAKIDLSNISSAKIIPATPLLDEFGASIYIDVELTREQFEGMILPLVERSIAICKDAIKYSEYPTEMIDVVLLVGGSSQIPLVQKKVREAFGADKVVVHPRPMYAVAEGAAIVAAGLTEKVGTLSRDYSIKLVDDPRHKLISRGEILPVKTAQTFKTVADGQRLVHLQFFSPDHVREDRDRVNKEDRIGEMWLGLDQYYPQGTEVLVTLEIDEKKSYLQVTAVLKNNPSVKVSCSLSRGKVDEKISQEIEQVISEVNSSNLTVFGAEEVLKKIVPVVQLTNQIFDANGIERPDIRNRAQADFAEFKASISEDRSLAEALANRCEFLLEACDFIIPEAQQERLLNLSKNLRQAIATNNLSAMQKLSEDTKQELALLPDLVHLVQASLIAIARASVTSPTQANAMSDKLDRMLGAMKRGDGNEAERLWNDLQPDVSNWIDQDLPSGSIATGIRR from the coding sequence GTGGGTAATGTAGTTGGGATTGATTTAGGCACAACTAACTCGGTTGCGGCGTTCAAATTTGCTGATGTTGAGGTGGTAACAAATGATGAAAATAGCCCACCGGATAGAAAACTGACACGCTCAGTAGTTGCTGAGGAACAAGGAAAGCTGTTAATAGGTGAAAAAGCTTATAACCAACTACGGTTAGACCCAGAAAATGTGATTATTTCCATCAAACGTTTAATTGGTCGTGGTTTCAGCGATTCTGTAGTTCAACAACAGTTATCGAGATTTGGTTATAAAATTACTCAATCTACACAAGGTACAGAAAATAGCCTTGCTGTTTGGTTAGGTGGTAAGGAATATCAACCAGAAGATATTTCAGCAGAAATTATCAAAAAAGTTGTCCAAAATGCCTCTTCTTATCAGAGCGAAAAAGGGCAAAAAGGTACAATTACTTCTGTAGTTGTGACGATTCCAGCTTATTTTGATGATAAACAAAGACAAGCTACCCAAACAGCGACAACGAAAGCAGGTTTAGCACTACTAGAATTATTACCGGAACCTACAGCCGCCGCAATTTCCTATGGGTTTAAACCTAATTCCGAAGATGTTCAAACTATTTTAGTTTATGACTTTGGCGGTGGAACTTTTGATTCTTCCCTAATTACTGTGGCTGGTAATCAATTTATTGAATCTGTGAAGGGGGGAGATTTATGGTTGGGTGGTGATGATATTGATAATTTAATTATCAAATTTATTAAGGAACAAGCTGCACGGCAGGAAGAAATAGATGATATCGATTATTTAATTGCTAAAATGCCTCACTATCAGCGAGTGCGCTTTAATGCTGACTTAAAACTAGCAGCCGAACGAGCAAAAATTGATTTAAGCAATATATCTTCAGCGAAAATTATTCCCGCTACTCCGCTTTTAGATGAGTTTGGAGCAAGTATATATATTGATGTGGAATTAACTCGCGAACAGTTTGAGGGAATGATTTTGCCGTTGGTGGAACGTTCTATTGCTATCTGTAAGGATGCAATTAAATATTCTGAATATCCTACGGAGATGATTGATGTTGTGCTGCTGGTAGGTGGTTCATCACAAATTCCGTTGGTACAAAAGAAAGTTAGGGAAGCTTTTGGCGCAGATAAGGTAGTTGTTCACCCGCGTCCGATGTATGCTGTTGCTGAAGGTGCAGCAATTGTAGCAGCAGGGTTAACTGAAAAAGTTGGTACTTTATCCCGTGACTATTCTATTAAATTGGTTGATGATCCAAGACATAAGCTGATTAGTCGCGGTGAAATTTTGCCAGTTAAAACTGCTCAGACTTTTAAGACAGTTGCAGATGGACAGCGTTTAGTACACCTTCAGTTTTTCAGTCCAGATCATGTCAGAGAGGATCGAGATCGAGTTAATAAGGAAGATAGAATTGGTGAAATGTGGTTGGGGTTAGATCAATACTACCCGCAAGGAACTGAGGTTTTAGTAACTCTGGAAATTGACGAGAAAAAAAGTTATTTGCAAGTGACGGCGGTACTAAAAAATAATCCGTCTGTAAAAGTTAGTTGCTCGTTATCTCGTGGAAAAGTAGATGAAAAAATATCCCAAGAAATTGAGCAAGTAATTTCTGAAGTTAACTCTAGCAATCTGACAGTTTTTGGCGCTGAGGAAGTGTTGAAGAAAATAGTTCCAGTTGTGCAACTAACTAACCAAATTTTTGATGCTAATGGAATTGAACGCCCAGATATTAGAAATCGCGCTCAAGCGGATTTTGCTGAGTTTAAGGCATCTATTTCAGAGGATCGCAGTTTAGCCGAAGCACTAGCAAATCGCTGTGAGTTTTTACTAGAAGCTTGTGATTTTATCATTCCTGAAGCACAACAAGAAAGGTTACTAAATCTGAGTAAGAATTTGCGGCAGGCGATCGCCACTAATAATCTCTCAGCAATGCAAAAGCTCTCAGAAGATACTAAGCAAGAGTTAGCACTTTTGCCAGATTTAGTCCATCTCGTACAAGCATCCTTAATTGCAATTGCTCGTGCTTCAGTAACATCTCCTACACAAGCTAATGCTATGAGTGACAAGCTAGATCGGATGCTGGGTGCGATGAAACGTGGCGATGGAAATGAGGCGGAGAGACTATGGAATGATTTGCAACCAGATGTTAGTAATTGGATCGATCAAGATCTGCCCAGTGGTAGCATTGCAACAGGAATTAGAAGATGA
- a CDS encoding nucleotide exchange factor GrpE, protein MIENPEVLNFSSEEREQLLQAFCSLMKEKVSLQQSWREEQTKALSASEELYIELLEAMDALEFMINYMDEHPDISPEFIKRLPKSLKAVYKKFGSVLEKRQVQQLELSTTQVDFNICRVVESEVRPELEDKTVTKVIRKGFSFGDKILRPIEVITSKKE, encoded by the coding sequence GTGATTGAAAATCCCGAAGTGTTGAACTTTAGCAGTGAGGAACGCGAGCAACTTCTGCAAGCGTTTTGCTCGTTAATGAAAGAAAAAGTTTCACTACAACAGTCTTGGCGTGAAGAACAGACAAAAGCTTTATCAGCTAGTGAAGAACTTTATATTGAACTATTAGAAGCTATGGATGCTTTAGAATTTATGATCAACTATATGGATGAGCATCCCGATATTAGCCCAGAGTTTATTAAACGTTTACCCAAATCTCTCAAAGCCGTTTATAAAAAGTTCGGTAGCGTGCTGGAAAAACGCCAAGTACAGCAATTAGAGTTATCTACTACACAAGTAGATTTTAACATCTGCCGAGTTGTTGAGTCTGAAGTTAGACCAGAGCTTGAAGATAAAACTGTTACAAAGGTTATCCGCAAAGGCTTTAGTTTTGGTGATAAAATTTTACGCCCCATAGAAGTAATTACTTCTAAAAAAGAATAA
- a CDS encoding DUF433 domain-containing protein, giving the protein MQTLLDYLKAGESINDFLDGFPTVTREQVIALLEETEKQIVRIEEALRQYIQRRQQMKVLELFCTIDYEKDYNYKQQRQAI; this is encoded by the coding sequence GTGCAGACGCTTTTAGACTATCTTAAAGCAGGAGAATCAATTAACGATTTTTTAGATGGATTTCCTACCGTAACCAGAGAACAGGTCATCGCCTTGCTGGAAGAGACAGAAAAACAGATTGTCCGAATAGAAGAAGCTTTACGCCAGTACATTCAACGTCGCCAACAAATGAAAGTATTAGAGTTATTCTGTACTATTGACTATGAGAAAGACTATAACTACAAGCAACAGCGACAAGCAATATGA
- a CDS encoding DUF3181 family protein has translation MATTNTTEAIEALAAEIGENIFIDVAKWHLYLRDAHLHTPLAQQLYPLVSGGRIEEDQVVQILKNIPVKLGGGKIEVPLSDLLPMQCQVNLMDLLEEYQRNL, from the coding sequence ATGGCTACTACAAACACTACTGAAGCAATAGAAGCACTTGCTGCCGAAATTGGTGAAAACATTTTTATTGATGTTGCTAAATGGCACTTGTATTTAAGAGATGCCCATTTGCACACCCCATTAGCACAACAGTTATATCCTCTAGTTAGCGGCGGTAGGATAGAAGAAGACCAAGTGGTGCAAATCCTCAAAAATATTCCTGTTAAGTTGGGTGGCGGTAAGATAGAAGTACCATTATCCGATTTGCTGCCGATGCAATGCCAAGTCAATTTGATGGATTTGTTGGAAGAATATCAGCGTAATCTTTAA
- a CDS encoding SPFH domain-containing protein has translation MSSILYLLAPIILMIIGYTVGSAKIISEGNVALVERLGQYRRRLQPGLNFIVPFIDSIVVEETNREKVLEIEPQQAITKDNVSLKADAVIYWQILDLEKAFYSVEDIEVAIENLVLTTLRSAIGQLELEQTYSSRQSINQDLLNELEGATQAWGVKVTRVEVREITPAKAVLEALELERAAESKKRAAILEAEGTVKSVELLSDALKSQNLSREVLQFLIAQRYVDANQKLSSSTNAKIVFMDPKALTESISGMISETPNTTPNNPGNPPTP, from the coding sequence ATGTCTTCGATACTTTATTTGCTTGCTCCCATAATCTTAATGATAATCGGCTATACAGTGGGTTCTGCAAAAATTATCAGTGAAGGAAATGTTGCCTTAGTAGAACGTTTGGGTCAGTATCGGCGTAGGCTACAGCCTGGTCTTAATTTTATTGTTCCCTTTATAGATTCAATTGTGGTAGAGGAGACGAATCGAGAGAAGGTATTGGAAATTGAACCACAGCAAGCAATTACTAAAGATAATGTTTCTCTGAAAGCTGACGCAGTAATTTACTGGCAAATTCTTGATTTAGAGAAAGCTTTTTACTCAGTAGAAGATATTGAAGTAGCAATTGAAAATTTAGTTTTAACTACTTTACGTTCTGCTATTGGTCAACTGGAACTAGAACAGACTTATTCTTCTCGCCAATCAATTAATCAGGACTTATTAAACGAGCTAGAGGGTGCGACTCAAGCCTGGGGAGTGAAAGTAACCAGGGTAGAGGTGCGAGAAATTACACCTGCAAAGGCAGTATTAGAAGCTTTGGAATTAGAAAGGGCGGCAGAAAGTAAAAAGAGAGCCGCTATTTTAGAAGCTGAGGGAACTGTTAAGTCAGTGGAACTTTTAAGTGATGCTTTAAAATCGCAGAATTTGAGCCGAGAAGTTTTACAGTTTTTAATTGCTCAAAGATATGTAGATGCTAATCAAAAATTAAGTTCCAGCACCAATGCCAAAATTGTCTTTATGGACCCGAAAGCATTAACAGAAAGCATCTCAGGAATGATTTCTGAAACCCCCAATACGACTCCCAATAATCCAGGTAATCCTCCAACACCTTGA
- a CDS encoding (2Fe-2S) ferredoxin domain-containing protein — MSSQKSVLVCQNTACRKAGATKVLAAFQASPVADITVIGSRCLGQCGNGPMVVVMPEEVWYGRVHAEEVPAVVERHLRGGCPVAGMLYRKFH; from the coding sequence ATGTCTTCCCAAAAATCTGTTTTAGTTTGTCAAAACACTGCTTGCCGTAAAGCTGGTGCTACTAAAGTATTGGCTGCTTTCCAAGCATCTCCTGTAGCTGATATTACAGTAATCGGTAGCAGATGTTTAGGACAATGTGGCAATGGTCCGATGGTAGTCGTCATGCCTGAAGAAGTTTGGTACGGCCGTGTTCATGCAGAAGAAGTTCCCGCAGTTGTAGAAAGACATCTGCGGGGTGGTTGTCCGGTAGCAGGAATGCTTTATCGGAAATTTCATTAA
- a CDS encoding LysM peptidoglycan-binding domain-containing protein: MSQKLTCPVCDRPEITDNICPNCETDLTFVRLLTEKKPVAVIPKPEQIPQPTITNKFTSGVVILILIMGISLGAVSSWLFLKLPSSIYEPAQSTAISPSQTSPQKASANKRIDDLLAKTPQTKPPTVKAKCTGDFRYKVRRGDHLWLIAERFYGKGKLWKRIAKANPVLEKRQNNLIEREILIIPNLEENCR; the protein is encoded by the coding sequence ATGAGCCAAAAATTAACTTGTCCGGTATGCGATCGCCCAGAAATTACTGATAACATTTGTCCTAACTGTGAAACTGACTTAACTTTTGTGCGGCTACTGACAGAAAAGAAACCTGTAGCCGTTATTCCCAAACCAGAACAAATTCCCCAGCCAACAATAACTAATAAGTTTACATCTGGCGTTGTTATTCTCATATTAATTATGGGAATCAGTTTAGGTGCAGTTAGCAGTTGGTTATTCTTGAAGTTACCATCATCAATTTATGAACCTGCACAAAGTACAGCAATTTCTCCTAGTCAAACTTCACCACAAAAAGCATCTGCTAACAAAAGAATTGATGATTTATTAGCAAAAACTCCTCAAACAAAACCTCCAACAGTCAAAGCTAAATGTACTGGTGACTTTCGCTATAAAGTGCGACGTGGAGATCATTTATGGTTAATTGCTGAACGTTTTTATGGCAAAGGTAAGTTATGGAAACGTATTGCCAAAGCTAATCCTGTACTGGAAAAACGCCAAAATAATTTAATTGAACGTGAAATATTAATTATCCCCAATCTTGAGGAGAATTGCCGATGA
- a CDS encoding M48 family metallopeptidase: MKPAFKTLLFTLTSALPLSLVILPTYTPVVRGQSDVVAQTTVISNPTKQTIQEKRSPQAVPTIVIPDQPVSNQSTTTTPKPTTTPNNSNSSEDKKPSPNQDSDTPKTSNSENKEPAPSPEEIARQQKLIQADQLYLGGQYSAAEKIYREAKTPFSKVSTTTERKEPITDLEKLPVAGQVYWRISTAGLQQGLETKIFVPLTNLVEKYPEFIPGQLRYAQVLTNYNRSAEALQALEKATTLYPNQPELLSAKIALMGESKQWLEASLAARQFALLNPNNPQSDEFTKIADQNLERYQSHLRAELRGNTIVNAITGVLGYAVTGSLLGPVTAVQSTAMLLRGESAVGEGVSKQAKRALPLVEDQEVLDYVREIGNKLATVAGRKDFEYEFYVVMDDELNAFALPGGKVFVNAGAILRSNSEAELAGLMAHELSHAVLSHGFQLATQGNLTANITQFIPYGGTLGNLIVLDYSRDMERQADFLGTRLLTSTGYAADGLHNLMVTLNKQDRDRPLLSLLSSHPVTNERISYLESLIQTNGYNRFAYEGVSRHAKIKEKVKQILAKAKDKKQSRRDRDRRQQLELQF; the protein is encoded by the coding sequence ATGAAACCTGCTTTCAAGACTTTACTATTTACTCTCACTAGCGCATTACCCCTAAGCTTAGTTATCTTGCCAACTTATACGCCAGTAGTACGCGGGCAAAGTGATGTCGTAGCGCAAACAACAGTTATATCTAACCCAACTAAGCAAACAATACAGGAAAAGCGATCGCCCCAAGCAGTCCCTACTATCGTCATCCCAGATCAACCAGTTTCTAACCAGTCTACAACTACTACACCAAAACCAACTACAACACCAAATAATTCTAATTCATCAGAGGATAAAAAACCCTCACCAAATCAGGATAGTGATACTCCCAAAACAAGTAATTCTGAAAACAAAGAACCTGCACCGAGTCCAGAAGAAATTGCCCGTCAGCAAAAGTTAATTCAAGCAGACCAACTTTACCTGGGGGGACAATATTCCGCAGCAGAAAAAATTTACCGAGAAGCTAAAACCCCCTTCTCGAAAGTTTCAACAACTACTGAACGGAAAGAACCCATTACTGATTTGGAAAAATTGCCAGTAGCAGGTCAGGTTTACTGGCGTATTTCTACAGCCGGGTTACAACAAGGGCTGGAAACTAAAATATTTGTACCACTGACAAACTTAGTAGAGAAATACCCAGAATTTATCCCTGGTCAATTGCGCTATGCTCAAGTATTAACAAATTACAACCGTAGTGCAGAAGCATTACAAGCATTAGAAAAAGCTACAACTTTATATCCTAACCAACCAGAGCTATTAAGTGCAAAAATTGCTCTAATGGGAGAATCAAAACAGTGGTTAGAAGCTTCGTTAGCAGCACGTCAATTTGCTTTACTTAACCCTAATAATCCCCAGTCTGACGAATTTACTAAAATAGCAGATCAAAATTTAGAACGCTATCAATCACATCTACGGGCAGAATTGAGAGGAAATACAATTGTTAATGCGATTACTGGTGTCTTAGGCTATGCCGTCACTGGTAGTTTACTTGGTCCTGTTACAGCAGTACAATCAACAGCAATGCTGCTGAGGGGAGAATCAGCCGTAGGTGAAGGTGTATCTAAGCAGGCTAAACGAGCTTTACCCCTGGTAGAAGATCAAGAAGTATTAGATTATGTTAGGGAAATAGGTAATAAATTAGCTACAGTAGCAGGTCGCAAAGATTTTGAATATGAGTTTTATGTAGTCATGGATGACGAACTCAATGCCTTTGCTTTACCTGGTGGTAAGGTGTTTGTGAATGCTGGTGCAATTCTTCGCAGTAATTCAGAAGCAGAGTTAGCTGGTTTAATGGCGCATGAGTTATCCCATGCTGTTTTATCTCATGGATTTCAGTTAGCAACTCAGGGAAATTTAACTGCTAATATTACCCAATTTATCCCTTATGGTGGCACTCTCGGTAATTTAATAGTTCTCGACTATAGCAGAGATATGGAACGTCAAGCTGATTTTTTGGGTACACGGCTTTTGACTTCTACCGGATATGCTGCTGATGGTTTGCACAATCTGATGGTAACTTTAAATAAGCAAGATCGCGATCGCCCTTTGTTGAGTTTGTTATCATCTCACCCAGTTACTAACGAAAGAATTAGCTATTTAGAAAGTTTGATTCAGACAAACGGTTACAACCGCTTTGCTTATGAGGGGGTGTCACGACACGCCAAAATTAAAGAAAAAGTCAAGCAAATACTAGCGAAAGCTAAAGACAAAAAACAGAGTAGGCGCGATCGCGATCGTCGTCAACAATTAGAACTACAATTTTAG
- the folP gene encoding dihydropteroate synthase translates to MENSANLSVLPLTVRSHSFVWGDRTYLMGVLNVTPDSFSDGGQFNNLSAAVAQANYLVESGADIIDIGGQSTKPGAKEVSIAEELNRVLPVLQAIRPGITVPISIDTTRSLVANAAVKAGADIVNDISAGTFDPDMFAVVAELGVPIVLMHIKGTPETMQKLTNYSDLIGEIYEFFEDRIAVAIAAGIEKSKIIIDPGIGFAKNYQQNIELLRNISKFRSLGCPVLIGVSRKSFIGHILNQPDPKERVWGTAAACCGAIANSTDILRVHDLPQMRDVSRVADAIFRSK, encoded by the coding sequence ATGGAAAATTCTGCTAATTTATCTGTACTGCCTTTGACTGTGCGATCGCATTCTTTTGTCTGGGGCGATCGCACTTATCTTATGGGCGTTCTCAATGTTACCCCTGATAGCTTTAGTGATGGTGGTCAGTTTAATAATTTATCAGCAGCAGTAGCACAAGCTAATTATTTAGTAGAATCCGGTGCTGATATTATTGATATCGGTGGTCAATCTACTAAACCAGGCGCAAAAGAAGTTTCTATTGCAGAAGAACTAAATCGGGTTTTACCAGTCTTACAGGCGATTAGACCTGGTATAACAGTACCAATTTCTATTGATACCACTCGCTCACTTGTTGCCAATGCAGCCGTTAAAGCTGGCGCTGATATTGTTAATGATATTTCGGCTGGAACGTTTGACCCAGATATGTTTGCTGTAGTAGCAGAGTTGGGTGTGCCAATTGTGTTGATGCACATTAAGGGAACACCGGAAACAATGCAAAAACTCACTAACTATAGTGATTTAATTGGGGAAATTTACGAGTTTTTTGAAGATAGAATTGCTGTGGCGATCGCAGCAGGTATTGAAAAATCAAAAATTATTATTGATCCTGGTATTGGCTTTGCTAAAAATTATCAGCAAAATATCGAATTGCTGAGAAATATATCTAAATTTCGTTCACTGGGATGTCCGGTATTAATTGGAGTATCCCGTAAAAGTTTTATTGGTCATATATTAAATCAACCAGATCCTAAAGAGCGAGTGTGGGGTACTGCTGCTGCTTGTTGCGGTGCTATAGCCAATTCTACCGATATTTTGCGAGTTCACGATCTCCCACAAATGCGCGACGTTTCCCGCGTTGCAGATGCTATTTTTAGAAGTAAGTAG
- a CDS encoding class I SAM-dependent methyltransferase produces MQRVLEPEVMDSWEEAIEYDSMDFTEVNTAFAEKAITLAPATAKVLDAGTGTARIPIIICQQRPQWQIIGIDLAQSMLEVGLKNVTQAGLQQQISLELVDAKQMPYLDGQFDLVISNSIVHHLPDPLPFFLEIKRVLKPNGAILIRDLIRPANQEIINHLVEGIGSDYNEHQKKLFSDSLHAAFTLDEVQYLLEQTGLDHAKVYQSSDRHWTAERALIG; encoded by the coding sequence ATGCAACGAGTTCTAGAACCAGAAGTAATGGATAGCTGGGAAGAAGCTATTGAGTATGACTCAATGGACTTCACAGAAGTTAACACAGCTTTTGCTGAAAAAGCGATTACTTTAGCACCAGCAACAGCTAAAGTTTTAGATGCTGGTACTGGTACTGCGCGTATACCAATAATAATTTGTCAACAGCGCCCACAGTGGCAAATAATTGGTATTGATTTAGCGCAATCAATGCTGGAAGTAGGATTAAAAAATGTTACCCAGGCTGGCTTACAACAACAAATTTCTCTTGAATTAGTTGATGCCAAACAAATGCCTTATTTAGATGGGCAGTTTGATTTAGTAATTTCCAATAGTATTGTCCACCATTTACCCGATCCTCTACCTTTCTTTTTGGAAATAAAGCGTGTATTAAAACCCAACGGTGCTATCCTAATTCGCGATTTGATTAGACCAGCTAATCAGGAAATTATCAATCATTTAGTAGAAGGTATTGGGTCTGATTATAATGAGCATCAAAAGAAGCTATTTAGTGATTCTTTACACGCAGCATTTACATTAGATGAGGTTCAGTACCTTTTAGAGCAAACTGGTTTAGATCACGCTAAAGTTTATCAATCTTCTGATCGGCATTGGACAGCAGAACGAGCTTTGATTGGTTGA
- a CDS encoding transposase, giving the protein MIFSVLFRLIVFLYEIGQVVVIDNATFPKGERIQQLIHNTGCKLLYLPPYCSNIK; this is encoded by the coding sequence GTGATTTTTAGTGTGTTATTTAGACTAATAGTATTTTTATACGAAATAGGACAGGTTGTAGTAATAGATAATGCCACGTTCCCTAAAGGTGAGCGCATCCAACAACTGATTCATAATACAGGTTGTAAACTGCTGTACTTACCACCCTACTGCTCAAATATTAAGTAA
- a CDS encoding sugar porter family MFS transporter has protein sequence MTVTTRRKSNTFYVILIAGAAALGGFLFGFDTAVINGAIAAFSKAYNANSLLTGLAVSLALLGSAVGAFYAGSIADRHGRVKAMVVASVLFTISAIGSGIAFTIWDFIFWRLLGGVAVGAASVIAPAYIAECSPSHLRGRLGSLQQLAIVVGIFIALLCDYFIAVTAGSAEAPFLFGIAAWRWMFWTEIPPAVLYGMAALAIPESPRYLVAQGREEEAEDVLTKILGGDVRTKIEEIRQTVMREREPKLTDLLGRSGKLLPIVWIGIGLSVFQQLVGINVIFYYSSILWRAVGFSEKDSLTITVITAAVNIITTLVAIAFVDKFGRKPLLILGSIGMTVALGTMASIFGNAPTDAAGNPTLVGSAGTVALIAANLYVFCFGFSWGPVTWVLLGEMFNNQIRAAALSIAAAVQWVANFAVSTTFPPILQYFGLGAAYGVYTTAAAISLFFVLFYIKETKGIELEDM, from the coding sequence ATGACCGTTACTACTCGGCGTAAATCCAACACATTCTATGTAATTTTAATTGCTGGTGCTGCTGCTCTTGGCGGCTTTTTGTTTGGTTTTGACACTGCGGTGATCAACGGTGCAATTGCAGCCTTTTCTAAAGCTTATAATGCCAATAGTTTACTGACTGGACTAGCAGTATCGTTAGCATTGTTGGGGTCTGCGGTAGGAGCATTTTATGCAGGCAGCATTGCAGACCGTCATGGCCGAGTTAAGGCAATGGTAGTAGCTTCAGTATTGTTTACCATTAGTGCTATTGGCTCTGGAATTGCTTTTACTATCTGGGATTTTATTTTTTGGCGACTATTGGGTGGGGTTGCCGTTGGTGCTGCTAGTGTGATTGCGCCAGCTTATATTGCCGAATGTTCTCCCAGCCATTTGCGAGGTAGATTAGGATCTCTCCAGCAATTAGCGATTGTAGTTGGTATTTTCATTGCTCTGCTATGCGACTACTTTATTGCTGTAACAGCAGGTTCAGCAGAGGCACCATTTTTATTTGGCATAGCCGCTTGGCGCTGGATGTTTTGGACGGAAATCCCTCCAGCAGTGCTTTACGGGATGGCAGCTTTAGCTATTCCTGAATCTCCCCGTTATTTGGTTGCCCAAGGGCGGGAAGAAGAAGCTGAAGACGTTCTTACTAAAATTTTGGGTGGTGACGTACGAACCAAAATTGAAGAAATTCGGCAGACAGTAATGCGAGAGCGGGAGCCAAAATTAACTGACCTTTTGGGCAGAAGTGGTAAACTGCTTCCAATTGTTTGGATAGGAATAGGTTTATCTGTATTCCAACAATTAGTTGGGATTAATGTGATTTTCTACTACAGCAGCATTTTGTGGCGGGCAGTTGGGTTTTCAGAAAAAGATTCTTTAACTATTACTGTGATTACAGCAGCGGTAAACATTATTACTACGCTGGTGGCGATCGCTTTTGTAGATAAATTTGGTCGTAAGCCTTTGCTGATTCTAGGGTCAATTGGCATGACTGTTGCCTTGGGAACAATGGCTTCTATTTTTGGCAATGCTCCGACGGATGCTGCTGGCAACCCTACCTTGGTAGGTTCGGCAGGTACTGTAGCTTTGATCGCAGCTAACCTTTATGTATTTTGTTTCGGTTTCTCTTGGGGGCCTGTAACCTGGGTACTTTTGGGAGAAATGTTTAATAATCAGATTCGTGCGGCTGCACTTTCAATTGCAGCAGCCGTACAATGGGTGGCAAATTTCGCTGTTTCCACGACATTTCCTCCTATACTGCAATATTTCGGACTAGGTGCTGCCTATGGTGTGTATACAACTGCGGCGGCTATCTCATTGTTTTTCGTTCTCTTTTATATTAAGGAAACCAAAGGAATTGAATTAGAAGATATGTAA
- a CDS encoding 4'-phosphopantetheinyl transferase family protein translates to MLEQSILWGLPPAELVLSNDDVHVWCAVLDQPAGRVEQLAQTLSDDEKARSDRFYFEQHKKRFIVARGYLRTILSRYLNIAPNLVNFSYGSQGKPALAEDLAVSKLQFNVSHSQDLALYGVTRDRAVGIDIEYIRPMADAEQLAERFFAAKEAEILRSLSEHQKQQAFFNCWTRKEAYVKACGAGLSQPLNQFEVSLIPGEPAKLLSIAGSKEAAANWQLQDLKAVDGYAGAIALSGKDGQINCWQWLE, encoded by the coding sequence GTGCTTGAGCAAAGTATTTTATGGGGTTTACCGCCAGCAGAGTTGGTACTTTCTAATGATGATGTTCATGTTTGGTGTGCTGTTTTAGACCAACCAGCAGGGCGGGTAGAACAATTAGCACAAACGCTGTCTGACGACGAGAAAGCTAGAAGCGATCGCTTTTATTTTGAACAGCACAAAAAACGTTTTATTGTTGCTAGAGGTTACTTGAGAACTATCCTTAGTCGCTATCTGAATATTGCGCCCAATTTAGTCAATTTCTCTTATGGTAGCCAAGGAAAGCCTGCACTAGCAGAAGATTTAGCTGTAAGTAAGCTGCAATTTAATGTATCTCACTCACAAGATTTAGCTTTATATGGGGTGACGCGCGATCGCGCTGTTGGGATAGATATCGAATATATCCGCCCGATGGCAGATGCGGAACAACTGGCAGAAAGATTTTTTGCGGCTAAAGAAGCTGAGATATTGCGATCGCTATCTGAACATCAAAAGCAACAAGCATTTTTCAACTGCTGGACTCGAAAAGAAGCTTATGTAAAAGCTTGTGGCGCTGGACTATCACAACCTCTAAATCAATTTGAAGTATCATTAATACCAGGAGAACCAGCGAAGTTATTAAGTATTGCTGGATCGAAAGAAGCGGCTGCAAATTGGCAATTGCAAGATTTAAAGGCTGTGGATGGCTATGCTGGTGCGATCGCTCTTTCAGGAAAAGATGGGCAGATAAACTGCTGGCAATGGTTAGAGTAA